A single window of Aphidius gifuensis isolate YNYX2018 linkage group LG1, ASM1490517v1, whole genome shotgun sequence DNA harbors:
- the LOC122852289 gene encoding protein daughterless isoform X13: protein MQSNAILSEVSHTEKLPISNNNNNLNNNVSAGADIMFQMEDESMTQLGNAFQSAYQSIAGVAQYGSDEFGPNSPRYTSPKATTLYPDAYYLDGNAAGTGPGDPWTGGGNAVQPPYSGYSSSHLVQSAYPMHLPHDPMQAYSAMSPNGEQGTSVLSSAPSAASLPPMSTFRGSAQVASNGPIVTTPNSLQYNHSPVPTNPPVPSTNAPTNNQQSASTTIGKTLASVIYPTDQSVSSYSSNPSTPVGSPPPLTNSASNWAPGATSISPHFTSDPNRGTIHMGSRMEERLDDAINVLRNHAESQLGLHLGSVGPHGSLYSHTSPPQLDHLASPHPAVTVAQTQGSYSGLTPTSDTDGSIKIERLPAANAKKRKDPPDSSGVETKPSSSELTSPVIGGTQINSTTSGKGTKRSRRYSSADEDCDDPGTKAVREKERRQANNVRERIRIRDINEALKELGRMCMTHLKTDKPQTKLGILNMAVEVIMTLEQQVRERNLNPKAACLKRREEEKAEDGPKLPGHIAAHITHTHGHPHTHPQPSFPAITGPPSSIQHNPVQPQ from the exons atgcaaTCAAACGCAATACTAAGTGAGGTCAGTCACACAGAAAAGTTGCCTATcagcaacaataacaacaatttaaacaacaatgtATCAGCTGGTGCTGACATAATGTTTCAAATGGAAGATGAAAGCATGACGCAGCTAGGAAATGCTTTTCAATCTGCCTATCAATCTATTGCTGGTGTTGCACAG tACGGTTCAGACGAATTTGGGCCAAACTCTCCTAGATACACATCACCTAAAGCAACAACGCTTTATCCAGATGCTTATTATCTCG ATGGTAATGCAGCAGGAACGGGGCCTGGTGATCCATGGACTGGTGGTGGAAATGCTGTACAGCCACCCTACAGTGGTTACTCATCATCTCACTTAGTACAGTCAGCGTATCCAATGCACTTACCTCATGATCCTATG CAAGCCTACTCAGCAATGTCACCAAATGGAGAACAAGGAACATCGGTTTTAAGTTCTGCACCAAGTGCTGCATCATTACCGCCAATGTCAACGTTTCGTGGAAGTGCACAAGTTGCTAGTAATGGACCAATTGTAACGACACCTAATTCCTTGCAGTATAATCATAGTCCTGTTCCTACAAATCCACCTGTACCATCAACAAATGCCCCAACGAATAATCAACAGTCTGCCTCTACTACTATAGGAAAAACTCTTGCATCTGTA attTATCCAACAGATCAATCTGTTTCAAGTTATAGCAGCAATCCATCAACACCAGTAGGCTCACCACCACCATTAACAAATTCAGCATCAAATTGGGCACCTGGTGCTACTTCTATATCACCACATTTTACATCAGATCCAAATAGAGGAACAATTCACATG GGTTCACGGATGGAGGAACGACTAGATGATGCTATTAATGTACTGAGAAATCATGCAGAAAGTCAACTTGGTCTTCACCTTGGTTCGGTTGGTCCTCATGGTTCATTATATTCACACACCTCACCACCACAATTGGATCATCTT gCAAGTCCACATCCTGCAGTGACGGTTGCTCAAACACAAGGCTCTTATTCCGGATTAACACCAACTTCTGATACAGATGgctcaataaaaattgaaagattACCTGCGGCAAATGCCA AAAAGAGGAAGGATCCACCAGACAGTAGTGGTGTAGAAACAAAACCATCAAGTAGTGAATTAACATCTCCTGTTATTGGTGGAActcaaattaattcaacaacttCAGGAAAAGGAACAAAACGTTCACGAAGATA TTCGAGTGCTGATGAAGACTGTGATGATCCTGGCACCAAAGCTGTTCGTGAAAAAGAACGTCGACAAGCAAATAACGTTCGTGAAAG gatACGTATTAGAGATATTAATGAAGCTTTAAAAGAACTTGGTCGAATGTGTATGACTCATCTAAAAACCGACAAGCCTCAAACAAAACTTGGGATTCTCAATATGGCTGTTGAAGTTATAATGACATTAGAACAACAAGTGAGAG agCGTAATTTAAATCCAAAAGCTGCCTGTTTAAAAAGGCGAGAAGAAGAAAAAGCTGAAGATGGCCCAAAATTACCAGGACATATTGCGGCACATATTACTCATACACATGGTCATCCGCATACACATCCGCAACCTTCCTTCCCCGCAATCACC ggGCCGCCATCTTCAATTCAACATAATCCAGTGCAACCTCAGTAG
- the LOC122852289 gene encoding protein daughterless isoform X11, which produces MQSNAILSEVSHTEKLPISNNNNNLNNNVSAGADIMFQMEDESMTQLGNAFQSAYQSIAGVAQYGSDEFGPNSPRYTSPKATTLYPDAYYLDGNAAGTGPGDPWTGGGNAVQPPYSGYSSSHLVQSAYPMHLPHDPMQAYSAMSPNGEQGTSVLSSAPSAASLPPMSTFRGSAQVASNGPIVTTPNSLQYNHSPVPTNPPVPSTNAPTNNQQSASTTIGKTLASVIYPTDQSVSSYSSNPSTPVGSPPPLTNSASNWAPGATSISPHFTSDPNRGTIHMPAPEQQRLDDAIGYLRDHVEGSRMEERLDDAINVLRNHAESQLGLHLGSVGPHGSLYSHTSPPQLDHLASPHPAVTVAQTQGSYSGLTPTSDTDGSIKIERLPAANAKKRKDPPDSSGVETKPSSSELTSPVIGGTQINSTTSGKGTKRSRRYSSADEDCDDPGTKAVREKERRQANNVRERIRIRDINEALKELGRMCMTHLKTDKPQTKLGILNMAVEVIMTLEQQVRERNLNPKAACLKRREEEKAEDGPKLPGHIAAHITHTHGHPHTHPQPSFPAITGPPSSIQHNPVQPQ; this is translated from the exons atgcaaTCAAACGCAATACTAAGTGAGGTCAGTCACACAGAAAAGTTGCCTATcagcaacaataacaacaatttaaacaacaatgtATCAGCTGGTGCTGACATAATGTTTCAAATGGAAGATGAAAGCATGACGCAGCTAGGAAATGCTTTTCAATCTGCCTATCAATCTATTGCTGGTGTTGCACAG tACGGTTCAGACGAATTTGGGCCAAACTCTCCTAGATACACATCACCTAAAGCAACAACGCTTTATCCAGATGCTTATTATCTCG ATGGTAATGCAGCAGGAACGGGGCCTGGTGATCCATGGACTGGTGGTGGAAATGCTGTACAGCCACCCTACAGTGGTTACTCATCATCTCACTTAGTACAGTCAGCGTATCCAATGCACTTACCTCATGATCCTATG CAAGCCTACTCAGCAATGTCACCAAATGGAGAACAAGGAACATCGGTTTTAAGTTCTGCACCAAGTGCTGCATCATTACCGCCAATGTCAACGTTTCGTGGAAGTGCACAAGTTGCTAGTAATGGACCAATTGTAACGACACCTAATTCCTTGCAGTATAATCATAGTCCTGTTCCTACAAATCCACCTGTACCATCAACAAATGCCCCAACGAATAATCAACAGTCTGCCTCTACTACTATAGGAAAAACTCTTGCATCTGTA attTATCCAACAGATCAATCTGTTTCAAGTTATAGCAGCAATCCATCAACACCAGTAGGCTCACCACCACCATTAACAAATTCAGCATCAAATTGGGCACCTGGTGCTACTTCTATATCACCACATTTTACATCAGATCCAAATAGAGGAACAATTCACATG CCGGCACCTGAACAGCAGAGGCTAGACGATGCTATCGGCTACCTTCGCGACCACGTCGAG GGTTCACGGATGGAGGAACGACTAGATGATGCTATTAATGTACTGAGAAATCATGCAGAAAGTCAACTTGGTCTTCACCTTGGTTCGGTTGGTCCTCATGGTTCATTATATTCACACACCTCACCACCACAATTGGATCATCTT gCAAGTCCACATCCTGCAGTGACGGTTGCTCAAACACAAGGCTCTTATTCCGGATTAACACCAACTTCTGATACAGATGgctcaataaaaattgaaagattACCTGCGGCAAATGCCA AAAAGAGGAAGGATCCACCAGACAGTAGTGGTGTAGAAACAAAACCATCAAGTAGTGAATTAACATCTCCTGTTATTGGTGGAActcaaattaattcaacaacttCAGGAAAAGGAACAAAACGTTCACGAAGATA TTCGAGTGCTGATGAAGACTGTGATGATCCTGGCACCAAAGCTGTTCGTGAAAAAGAACGTCGACAAGCAAATAACGTTCGTGAAAG gatACGTATTAGAGATATTAATGAAGCTTTAAAAGAACTTGGTCGAATGTGTATGACTCATCTAAAAACCGACAAGCCTCAAACAAAACTTGGGATTCTCAATATGGCTGTTGAAGTTATAATGACATTAGAACAACAAGTGAGAG agCGTAATTTAAATCCAAAAGCTGCCTGTTTAAAAAGGCGAGAAGAAGAAAAAGCTGAAGATGGCCCAAAATTACCAGGACATATTGCGGCACATATTACTCATACACATGGTCATCCGCATACACATCCGCAACCTTCCTTCCCCGCAATCACC ggGCCGCCATCTTCAATTCAACATAATCCAGTGCAACCTCAGTAG
- the LOC122852289 gene encoding transcription factor 12 isoform X9, translating to MQSNAILSEVSHTEKLPISNNNNNLNNNVSAGADIMFQMEDESMTQLGNAFQSAYQSIAGVAQYGSDEFGPNSPRYTSPKATTLYPDAYYLDGNAAGTGPGDPWTGGGNAVQPPYSGYSSSHLVQSAYPMHLPHDPMQAYSAMSPNGEQGTSVLSSAPSAASLPPMSTFRGSAQVASNGPIVTTPNSLQYNHSPVPTNPPVPSTNAPTNNQQSASTTIGKTLASVIYPTDQSVSSYSSNPSTPVGSPPPLTNSASNWAPGATSISPHFTSDPNRGTIHMPAPEQQRLDDAIGYLRDHVEGSRMEERLDDAINVLRNHAESQLGLHLGSVGPHGSLYSHTSPPQLDHLASPHPAVTVAQTQGSYSGLTPTSDTDGSIKIERLPAANAKYISLEKRKDPPDSSGVETKPSSSELTSPVIGGTQINSTTSGKGTKRSRRYSSADEDCDDPGTKAVREKERRQANNVRERIRIRDINEALKELGRMCMTHLKTDKPQTKLGILNMAVEVIMTLEQQVRERNLNPKAACLKRREEEKAEDGPKLPGHIAAHITHTHGHPHTHPQPSFPAITGPPSSIQHNPVQPQ from the exons atgcaaTCAAACGCAATACTAAGTGAGGTCAGTCACACAGAAAAGTTGCCTATcagcaacaataacaacaatttaaacaacaatgtATCAGCTGGTGCTGACATAATGTTTCAAATGGAAGATGAAAGCATGACGCAGCTAGGAAATGCTTTTCAATCTGCCTATCAATCTATTGCTGGTGTTGCACAG tACGGTTCAGACGAATTTGGGCCAAACTCTCCTAGATACACATCACCTAAAGCAACAACGCTTTATCCAGATGCTTATTATCTCG ATGGTAATGCAGCAGGAACGGGGCCTGGTGATCCATGGACTGGTGGTGGAAATGCTGTACAGCCACCCTACAGTGGTTACTCATCATCTCACTTAGTACAGTCAGCGTATCCAATGCACTTACCTCATGATCCTATG CAAGCCTACTCAGCAATGTCACCAAATGGAGAACAAGGAACATCGGTTTTAAGTTCTGCACCAAGTGCTGCATCATTACCGCCAATGTCAACGTTTCGTGGAAGTGCACAAGTTGCTAGTAATGGACCAATTGTAACGACACCTAATTCCTTGCAGTATAATCATAGTCCTGTTCCTACAAATCCACCTGTACCATCAACAAATGCCCCAACGAATAATCAACAGTCTGCCTCTACTACTATAGGAAAAACTCTTGCATCTGTA attTATCCAACAGATCAATCTGTTTCAAGTTATAGCAGCAATCCATCAACACCAGTAGGCTCACCACCACCATTAACAAATTCAGCATCAAATTGGGCACCTGGTGCTACTTCTATATCACCACATTTTACATCAGATCCAAATAGAGGAACAATTCACATG CCGGCACCTGAACAGCAGAGGCTAGACGATGCTATCGGCTACCTTCGCGACCACGTCGAG GGTTCACGGATGGAGGAACGACTAGATGATGCTATTAATGTACTGAGAAATCATGCAGAAAGTCAACTTGGTCTTCACCTTGGTTCGGTTGGTCCTCATGGTTCATTATATTCACACACCTCACCACCACAATTGGATCATCTT gCAAGTCCACATCCTGCAGTGACGGTTGCTCAAACACAAGGCTCTTATTCCGGATTAACACCAACTTCTGATACAGATGgctcaataaaaattgaaagattACCTGCGGCAAATGCCA AATATATATCTTTAGAAAAGAGGAAGGATCCACCAGACAGTAGTGGTGTAGAAACAAAACCATCAAGTAGTGAATTAACATCTCCTGTTATTGGTGGAActcaaattaattcaacaacttCAGGAAAAGGAACAAAACGTTCACGAAGATA TTCGAGTGCTGATGAAGACTGTGATGATCCTGGCACCAAAGCTGTTCGTGAAAAAGAACGTCGACAAGCAAATAACGTTCGTGAAAG gatACGTATTAGAGATATTAATGAAGCTTTAAAAGAACTTGGTCGAATGTGTATGACTCATCTAAAAACCGACAAGCCTCAAACAAAACTTGGGATTCTCAATATGGCTGTTGAAGTTATAATGACATTAGAACAACAAGTGAGAG agCGTAATTTAAATCCAAAAGCTGCCTGTTTAAAAAGGCGAGAAGAAGAAAAAGCTGAAGATGGCCCAAAATTACCAGGACATATTGCGGCACATATTACTCATACACATGGTCATCCGCATACACATCCGCAACCTTCCTTCCCCGCAATCACC ggGCCGCCATCTTCAATTCAACATAATCCAGTGCAACCTCAGTAG
- the LOC122852289 gene encoding protein daughterless isoform X12, translated as MQSNAILSEVSHTEKLPISNNNNNLNNNVSAGADIMFQMEDESMTQLGNAFQSAYQSIAGVAQYGSDEFGPNSPRYTSPKATTLYPDAYYLDGNAAGTGPGDPWTGGGNAVQPPYSGYSSSHLVQSAYPMHLPHDPMQAYSAMSPNGEQGTSVLSSAPSAASLPPMSTFRGSAQVASNGPIVTTPNSLQYNHSPVPTNPPVPSTNAPTNNQQSASTTIGKTLASVVSTRIYPTDQSVSSYSSNPSTPVGSPPPLTNSASNWAPGATSISPHFTSDPNRGTIHMGSRMEERLDDAINVLRNHAESQLGLHLGSVGPHGSLYSHTSPPQLDHLASPHPAVTVAQTQGSYSGLTPTSDTDGSIKIERLPAANAKKRKDPPDSSGVETKPSSSELTSPVIGGTQINSTTSGKGTKRSRRYSSADEDCDDPGTKAVREKERRQANNVRERIRIRDINEALKELGRMCMTHLKTDKPQTKLGILNMAVEVIMTLEQQVRERNLNPKAACLKRREEEKAEDGPKLPGHIAAHITHTHGHPHTHPQPSFPAITGPPSSIQHNPVQPQ; from the exons atgcaaTCAAACGCAATACTAAGTGAGGTCAGTCACACAGAAAAGTTGCCTATcagcaacaataacaacaatttaaacaacaatgtATCAGCTGGTGCTGACATAATGTTTCAAATGGAAGATGAAAGCATGACGCAGCTAGGAAATGCTTTTCAATCTGCCTATCAATCTATTGCTGGTGTTGCACAG tACGGTTCAGACGAATTTGGGCCAAACTCTCCTAGATACACATCACCTAAAGCAACAACGCTTTATCCAGATGCTTATTATCTCG ATGGTAATGCAGCAGGAACGGGGCCTGGTGATCCATGGACTGGTGGTGGAAATGCTGTACAGCCACCCTACAGTGGTTACTCATCATCTCACTTAGTACAGTCAGCGTATCCAATGCACTTACCTCATGATCCTATG CAAGCCTACTCAGCAATGTCACCAAATGGAGAACAAGGAACATCGGTTTTAAGTTCTGCACCAAGTGCTGCATCATTACCGCCAATGTCAACGTTTCGTGGAAGTGCACAAGTTGCTAGTAATGGACCAATTGTAACGACACCTAATTCCTTGCAGTATAATCATAGTCCTGTTCCTACAAATCCACCTGTACCATCAACAAATGCCCCAACGAATAATCAACAGTCTGCCTCTACTACTATAGGAAAAACTCTTGCATCTGTAGTAAGCACACGA attTATCCAACAGATCAATCTGTTTCAAGTTATAGCAGCAATCCATCAACACCAGTAGGCTCACCACCACCATTAACAAATTCAGCATCAAATTGGGCACCTGGTGCTACTTCTATATCACCACATTTTACATCAGATCCAAATAGAGGAACAATTCACATG GGTTCACGGATGGAGGAACGACTAGATGATGCTATTAATGTACTGAGAAATCATGCAGAAAGTCAACTTGGTCTTCACCTTGGTTCGGTTGGTCCTCATGGTTCATTATATTCACACACCTCACCACCACAATTGGATCATCTT gCAAGTCCACATCCTGCAGTGACGGTTGCTCAAACACAAGGCTCTTATTCCGGATTAACACCAACTTCTGATACAGATGgctcaataaaaattgaaagattACCTGCGGCAAATGCCA AAAAGAGGAAGGATCCACCAGACAGTAGTGGTGTAGAAACAAAACCATCAAGTAGTGAATTAACATCTCCTGTTATTGGTGGAActcaaattaattcaacaacttCAGGAAAAGGAACAAAACGTTCACGAAGATA TTCGAGTGCTGATGAAGACTGTGATGATCCTGGCACCAAAGCTGTTCGTGAAAAAGAACGTCGACAAGCAAATAACGTTCGTGAAAG gatACGTATTAGAGATATTAATGAAGCTTTAAAAGAACTTGGTCGAATGTGTATGACTCATCTAAAAACCGACAAGCCTCAAACAAAACTTGGGATTCTCAATATGGCTGTTGAAGTTATAATGACATTAGAACAACAAGTGAGAG agCGTAATTTAAATCCAAAAGCTGCCTGTTTAAAAAGGCGAGAAGAAGAAAAAGCTGAAGATGGCCCAAAATTACCAGGACATATTGCGGCACATATTACTCATACACATGGTCATCCGCATACACATCCGCAACCTTCCTTCCCCGCAATCACC ggGCCGCCATCTTCAATTCAACATAATCCAGTGCAACCTCAGTAG
- the LOC122852289 gene encoding protein daughterless isoform X10 produces the protein MQSNAILSEVSHTEKLPISNNNNNLNNNVSAGADIMFQMEDESMTQLGNAFQSAYQSIAGVAQYGSDEFGPNSPRYTSPKATTLYPDAYYLDGNAAGTGPGDPWTGGGNAVQPPYSGYSSSHLVQSAYPMHLPHDPMQAYSAMSPNGEQGTSVLSSAPSAASLPPMSTFRGSAQVASNGPIVTTPNSLQYNHSPVPTNPPVPSTNAPTNNQQSASTTIGKTLASVVSTRIYPTDQSVSSYSSNPSTPVGSPPPLTNSASNWAPGATSISPHFTSDPNRGTIHMPAPEQQRLDDAIGYLRDHVEGSRMEERLDDAINVLRNHAESQLGLHLGSVGPHGSLYSHTSPPQLDHLASPHPAVTVAQTQGSYSGLTPTSDTDGSIKIERLPAANAKKRKDPPDSSGVETKPSSSELTSPVIGGTQINSTTSGKGTKRSRRYSSADEDCDDPGTKAVREKERRQANNVRERIRIRDINEALKELGRMCMTHLKTDKPQTKLGILNMAVEVIMTLEQQVRERNLNPKAACLKRREEEKAEDGPKLPGHIAAHITHTHGHPHTHPQPSFPAITGPPSSIQHNPVQPQ, from the exons atgcaaTCAAACGCAATACTAAGTGAGGTCAGTCACACAGAAAAGTTGCCTATcagcaacaataacaacaatttaaacaacaatgtATCAGCTGGTGCTGACATAATGTTTCAAATGGAAGATGAAAGCATGACGCAGCTAGGAAATGCTTTTCAATCTGCCTATCAATCTATTGCTGGTGTTGCACAG tACGGTTCAGACGAATTTGGGCCAAACTCTCCTAGATACACATCACCTAAAGCAACAACGCTTTATCCAGATGCTTATTATCTCG ATGGTAATGCAGCAGGAACGGGGCCTGGTGATCCATGGACTGGTGGTGGAAATGCTGTACAGCCACCCTACAGTGGTTACTCATCATCTCACTTAGTACAGTCAGCGTATCCAATGCACTTACCTCATGATCCTATG CAAGCCTACTCAGCAATGTCACCAAATGGAGAACAAGGAACATCGGTTTTAAGTTCTGCACCAAGTGCTGCATCATTACCGCCAATGTCAACGTTTCGTGGAAGTGCACAAGTTGCTAGTAATGGACCAATTGTAACGACACCTAATTCCTTGCAGTATAATCATAGTCCTGTTCCTACAAATCCACCTGTACCATCAACAAATGCCCCAACGAATAATCAACAGTCTGCCTCTACTACTATAGGAAAAACTCTTGCATCTGTAGTAAGCACACGA attTATCCAACAGATCAATCTGTTTCAAGTTATAGCAGCAATCCATCAACACCAGTAGGCTCACCACCACCATTAACAAATTCAGCATCAAATTGGGCACCTGGTGCTACTTCTATATCACCACATTTTACATCAGATCCAAATAGAGGAACAATTCACATG CCGGCACCTGAACAGCAGAGGCTAGACGATGCTATCGGCTACCTTCGCGACCACGTCGAG GGTTCACGGATGGAGGAACGACTAGATGATGCTATTAATGTACTGAGAAATCATGCAGAAAGTCAACTTGGTCTTCACCTTGGTTCGGTTGGTCCTCATGGTTCATTATATTCACACACCTCACCACCACAATTGGATCATCTT gCAAGTCCACATCCTGCAGTGACGGTTGCTCAAACACAAGGCTCTTATTCCGGATTAACACCAACTTCTGATACAGATGgctcaataaaaattgaaagattACCTGCGGCAAATGCCA AAAAGAGGAAGGATCCACCAGACAGTAGTGGTGTAGAAACAAAACCATCAAGTAGTGAATTAACATCTCCTGTTATTGGTGGAActcaaattaattcaacaacttCAGGAAAAGGAACAAAACGTTCACGAAGATA TTCGAGTGCTGATGAAGACTGTGATGATCCTGGCACCAAAGCTGTTCGTGAAAAAGAACGTCGACAAGCAAATAACGTTCGTGAAAG gatACGTATTAGAGATATTAATGAAGCTTTAAAAGAACTTGGTCGAATGTGTATGACTCATCTAAAAACCGACAAGCCTCAAACAAAACTTGGGATTCTCAATATGGCTGTTGAAGTTATAATGACATTAGAACAACAAGTGAGAG agCGTAATTTAAATCCAAAAGCTGCCTGTTTAAAAAGGCGAGAAGAAGAAAAAGCTGAAGATGGCCCAAAATTACCAGGACATATTGCGGCACATATTACTCATACACATGGTCATCCGCATACACATCCGCAACCTTCCTTCCCCGCAATCACC ggGCCGCCATCTTCAATTCAACATAATCCAGTGCAACCTCAGTAG
- the LOC122852289 gene encoding transcription factor 12 isoform X8, with protein sequence MQSNAILSEVSHTEKLPISNNNNNLNNNVSAGADIMFQMEDESMTQLGNAFQSAYQSIAGVAQYGSDEFGPNSPRYTSPKATTLYPDAYYLDGNAAGTGPGDPWTGGGNAVQPPYSGYSSSHLVQSAYPMHLPHDPMQAYSAMSPNGEQGTSVLSSAPSAASLPPMSTFRGSAQVASNGPIVTTPNSLQYNHSPVPTNPPVPSTNAPTNNQQSASTTIGKTLASVVSTRIYPTDQSVSSYSSNPSTPVGSPPPLTNSASNWAPGATSISPHFTSDPNRGTIHMPAPEQQRLDDAIGYLRDHVEGSRMEERLDDAINVLRNHAESQLGLHLGSVGPHGSLYSHTSPPQLDHLASPHPAVTVAQTQGSYSGLTPTSDTDGSIKIERLPAANAKYISLEKRKDPPDSSGVETKPSSSELTSPVIGGTQINSTTSGKGTKRSRRYSSADEDCDDPGTKAVREKERRQANNVRERIRIRDINEALKELGRMCMTHLKTDKPQTKLGILNMAVEVIMTLEQQVRERNLNPKAACLKRREEEKAEDGPKLPGHIAAHITHTHGHPHTHPQPSFPAITGPPSSIQHNPVQPQ encoded by the exons atgcaaTCAAACGCAATACTAAGTGAGGTCAGTCACACAGAAAAGTTGCCTATcagcaacaataacaacaatttaaacaacaatgtATCAGCTGGTGCTGACATAATGTTTCAAATGGAAGATGAAAGCATGACGCAGCTAGGAAATGCTTTTCAATCTGCCTATCAATCTATTGCTGGTGTTGCACAG tACGGTTCAGACGAATTTGGGCCAAACTCTCCTAGATACACATCACCTAAAGCAACAACGCTTTATCCAGATGCTTATTATCTCG ATGGTAATGCAGCAGGAACGGGGCCTGGTGATCCATGGACTGGTGGTGGAAATGCTGTACAGCCACCCTACAGTGGTTACTCATCATCTCACTTAGTACAGTCAGCGTATCCAATGCACTTACCTCATGATCCTATG CAAGCCTACTCAGCAATGTCACCAAATGGAGAACAAGGAACATCGGTTTTAAGTTCTGCACCAAGTGCTGCATCATTACCGCCAATGTCAACGTTTCGTGGAAGTGCACAAGTTGCTAGTAATGGACCAATTGTAACGACACCTAATTCCTTGCAGTATAATCATAGTCCTGTTCCTACAAATCCACCTGTACCATCAACAAATGCCCCAACGAATAATCAACAGTCTGCCTCTACTACTATAGGAAAAACTCTTGCATCTGTAGTAAGCACACGA attTATCCAACAGATCAATCTGTTTCAAGTTATAGCAGCAATCCATCAACACCAGTAGGCTCACCACCACCATTAACAAATTCAGCATCAAATTGGGCACCTGGTGCTACTTCTATATCACCACATTTTACATCAGATCCAAATAGAGGAACAATTCACATG CCGGCACCTGAACAGCAGAGGCTAGACGATGCTATCGGCTACCTTCGCGACCACGTCGAG GGTTCACGGATGGAGGAACGACTAGATGATGCTATTAATGTACTGAGAAATCATGCAGAAAGTCAACTTGGTCTTCACCTTGGTTCGGTTGGTCCTCATGGTTCATTATATTCACACACCTCACCACCACAATTGGATCATCTT gCAAGTCCACATCCTGCAGTGACGGTTGCTCAAACACAAGGCTCTTATTCCGGATTAACACCAACTTCTGATACAGATGgctcaataaaaattgaaagattACCTGCGGCAAATGCCA AATATATATCTTTAGAAAAGAGGAAGGATCCACCAGACAGTAGTGGTGTAGAAACAAAACCATCAAGTAGTGAATTAACATCTCCTGTTATTGGTGGAActcaaattaattcaacaacttCAGGAAAAGGAACAAAACGTTCACGAAGATA TTCGAGTGCTGATGAAGACTGTGATGATCCTGGCACCAAAGCTGTTCGTGAAAAAGAACGTCGACAAGCAAATAACGTTCGTGAAAG gatACGTATTAGAGATATTAATGAAGCTTTAAAAGAACTTGGTCGAATGTGTATGACTCATCTAAAAACCGACAAGCCTCAAACAAAACTTGGGATTCTCAATATGGCTGTTGAAGTTATAATGACATTAGAACAACAAGTGAGAG agCGTAATTTAAATCCAAAAGCTGCCTGTTTAAAAAGGCGAGAAGAAGAAAAAGCTGAAGATGGCCCAAAATTACCAGGACATATTGCGGCACATATTACTCATACACATGGTCATCCGCATACACATCCGCAACCTTCCTTCCCCGCAATCACC ggGCCGCCATCTTCAATTCAACATAATCCAGTGCAACCTCAGTAG